Genomic window (Propionibacteriaceae bacterium ZF39):
TTCGACTATCCGAGCTGTGAGTCCCTCGGCCTGGTCAAGATGGACTTCCTCGGCCTGCGCAACCTCACGATCCTCGACGACGCGCTCGCGAACGTGAAGCTCAATCGCGACCTCGATCTCGACCTCGAGGCGCTCAGCAAGGACATGACCGACCGGCCGACCTATGACCTGCTCGGCCGCGGCGACACCCTGGGTGTCTTCCAGCTCGACGGTGGCGGCATGCGGTCGCTGCTGCGGCTCATGCAGCCCGACAACTTCGAGGACATCTCGGCGGCGCTCGCGCTCTATCGTCCCGGCCCCATGGGCGTGAACGCCCACACCAACTTCGCCCTGCGCAAGAACGGCAAGCAGGAGCTCATCCCGCTCGACCCCCAGCTCAAGGGCAAGCTCCAGCCCGAGATGGAGGAGGCGCTCGACCCCATCCTCGGCACGACCTATGGCCTGGTCATCTATCAGGAACAGGTCATGGCGATCGCCCAGCAGCTCGCGGGCTATACCCTCGGCAACGCCGACCTGCTCCGCCGCGCCATGGGCAAGAAGAAGCGTGAAGTCCTCGACGCCGAATATGTGAACTTCGAGGCCGGCATGAAGGCCAATGGGTTCAATCCGGCCTCGATCGCGGCGCTCTGGGGCGTACTCGTGCCGTTCTCCGACTATGCGTTCAACAAGGCACACACGGCGGCGTACGGGCTGGTGTCCTATTGGACCGCCTATCTCAAGGCGAACTATCCGACCGAATACATGGCCGCGCTGCTGACCTCGGTGAAGGACGACAAGGACAAGATGGCCATCTATCTCGGCGAATGCCGTCGGATGGGCATCAAGGTGTTGCCACCCGATGTCAACGAGTCGGCGATGAACTTCACCCCGGTCGGGACGGACATCCGATTCGGCCTGTCGGCCGTGCGCAACGTCGGTGCCAACGTCGTCGGCCAGATGGTCATCGCGCGCGACGAGCAGGGCAAGGCAGTCGATTTCTATGACTTCCTCGACAAGGCGCCCCTGCAGGCCTGCAACAAGCGCCTGATCGAATCGCTGGTCAAGGCCGGTGCCTTCGACTCGCTCAACCATCCACGGCGCGCGCTGATGGAGATCTTCGAGACCGCCGTCGACCAGGTCCTCGACACCAAGCGCAACGAGGCGAATGGCCAGGATGACCTGTTCGGGGCGTTCACCGACTCGGGCGACGGCCCCGCGATGGCGAAGTCCGAGGTGCCCGACCTGCCCGACTGGGACAAGCAGACCAAGCTCGCGTTCGAGCGCGAGATGCTCGGGCTCTATGTCTCCGACCATCCGCTGCACGGGCTCGAACACATCCTGGCCGCCGAGCGCGAGATCTCCATCGGCAACCTGGTCGCCGAGGACGGTCCGCGCGACACCCAGGTCGCCATCGCCGGCATGATCACCCAGATCGTGCGCAAGACCACCAAGACCGGCGACTATATGGCGATCCTGACCGTCGAAGACCTTGAGGCCGGCATCGAGGTGGTGCTGTTCCCCAAGGCGTACGCCCTGGTCTCGACGGTGCTGGCCACCGACACGATCGTGCGGATCCGGGGGCAGGTGCGCGCGCGGGAGGATTCGGTCTCGCTCACCGCCCAGGAAGTCACCCTGCCCGATATCGATCGCGGGCCCGGCAAGCCCGTGGTCATCTCCCTGCCCGCGACCCGTTGCACCGCCCCCGTGGTCAGCGAACTGCGCCAGGTCCTGCGCGCCCACCCGGGCATGACGGAGGTCCACCTCCGCCTGCAGGCCACGCAGAAGACGACCATCTGGAAGATCGACGAGAAGCTCCGCGTCACACCCTCACCGCCGCTGATGGCCGACCTCAAGGCACTGTTGGGACCCTCATGTCTGAACGTCTGAATGGTTTCAGTCCCGGCGAGGAGCCCGAGGGCGAGCCGTTGCTCGAGGGCCTGACGGTCGCCCCGCCCCCGAGTGTGCAACACGATGGGGACGCGGTCACGACCGGCACCATTCCGGTGGTGGCCGACCCGAAGCCCTCGCGGCGACCGGTGCGGACGCCGCTGGCGCGCTGGTTGCTGATC
Coding sequences:
- the dnaE gene encoding DNA polymerase III subunit alpha; this translates as MYEKDSFVHLHVHSEFSMLDGAARVPDMFARAAELNMPAIAVTDHGNLFGAYEFYKKSQGSGVKPIIGLEAYLVPGHGKRSERKRVQFGDGTGDDVAAKGAYTHMTMWAPDNTAMHNLFRLSSRSSKEGFFYKPRADRELLHQFGRGLIATTGCPSGEIQTYLRLGKYEEARTAAAEFRDIFGEGNFYCEVMDHGLDIETRVRKDLLRLARDLKLPLVATNDSHYVHPGDADAHDNLLCVSAGATKHQQGRFKFDGDGYYLKSALEMRSLFSELPEACNNTLEIAERCEISFTEGEGRYMPKFPVPDGHTEETWFVEEVRTGLNRRFDNEVPDYATKQAEFEIEVITAKGYAGYFLVVSDFIRWAKDNGIRVGPGRGSGAGSMCAYAMQITDLDPIPHGLIFERFLNPERMSMPDFDIDFDERRRGEVIHYVTEKYGDDRVCQIVTYGTIKAKQAVKDSARLLGKPFSMGEKITKAMPPPVMGKDVPLKDLFNTEHKRYTEGQEFRELYESDPEVKEVVDTGIGIEGLKRQWGVHAAGVIMSSEPLEDIIPVMKREADGAIITQFDYPSCESLGLVKMDFLGLRNLTILDDALANVKLNRDLDLDLEALSKDMTDRPTYDLLGRGDTLGVFQLDGGGMRSLLRLMQPDNFEDISAALALYRPGPMGVNAHTNFALRKNGKQELIPLDPQLKGKLQPEMEEALDPILGTTYGLVIYQEQVMAIAQQLAGYTLGNADLLRRAMGKKKREVLDAEYVNFEAGMKANGFNPASIAALWGVLVPFSDYAFNKAHTAAYGLVSYWTAYLKANYPTEYMAALLTSVKDDKDKMAIYLGECRRMGIKVLPPDVNESAMNFTPVGTDIRFGLSAVRNVGANVVGQMVIARDEQGKAVDFYDFLDKAPLQACNKRLIESLVKAGAFDSLNHPRRALMEIFETAVDQVLDTKRNEANGQDDLFGAFTDSGDGPAMAKSEVPDLPDWDKQTKLAFEREMLGLYVSDHPLHGLEHILAAEREISIGNLVAEDGPRDTQVAIAGMITQIVRKTTKTGDYMAILTVEDLEAGIEVVLFPKAYALVSTVLATDTIVRIRGQVRAREDSVSLTAQEVTLPDIDRGPGKPVVISLPATRCTAPVVSELRQVLRAHPGMTEVHLRLQATQKTTIWKIDEKLRVTPSPPLMADLKALLGPSCLNV